The Brassica napus cultivar Da-Ae chromosome C7, Da-Ae, whole genome shotgun sequence genome has a segment encoding these proteins:
- the LOC106420954 gene encoding F-box protein At1g69090-like, whose product MLVPCSGSYDTILWIDERSKDYLVIGEDLAYFKKGDNSWKKISDQLSGSQKGMVFKDHKLYALTEEELRIFDFSGEFPLQVSRVNVGGCVKLEIKKIGGMRSPAPWEFYKLRRRSNVVLTLGGDVLIVRSKSPCMSCSWNFRIFKMDSSNGNIKWKEIFSLGDEAIILDLGITVLAKDQEGITSNSIYFTAHEMDWFDTDIFVFNLDTNKVEQLPQLVSSVSFTEARWFLPSFRNG is encoded by the coding sequence atgcttgtcccttgtagcGGATCTTACGATACGATATTGTGGATAGACGAGAGAAGCAAAGATTACCTTGTTATAGGAGAAGATCTTGCTTATTTCAAGAAAGGTGATAACTCGTGGAAAAAAATCTCGGACCAGTTGTCAGGTTCCCAAAAAGGCATGGTATTCAAAGATCACAAGCTCTATGCTCTCACCGAAGAAGAACTCCGTATTTTCGACTTTTCTGGTGAGTTTCCTCTGCAAGTTTCCAGAGTTAACGTAGGGGGTTGCGTAAaactagaaataaaaaaaataggcGGGATGAGATCGCCTGCACCATGGGAATTCTATAAGCTTCGCAGGAGGAGTAATGTGGTACTCACTTTAGGAGGAGATGTCTTAATTGTAAGGAGCAAAAGTCCTTGTATGTCCTGTTCATGGAACTTTAGAATCTTCAAGATGGATTCATCAAATGGAAACATTAAATGGAAGGAAATTTTTTCTTTGGGAGATGAGGCGATTATTTTAGATTTGGGTATTACAGTGCTTGCCAAGGACCAGGAAGGCATCACTAGTAACTCCATTTACTTCACTGCTCATGAGATGGATTGGTTCGACACTGACATCTTTGTATTCAATCTCGATACAAACAAGGTTGAACAACTACCACAACTTGTTTCCTCTGTTTCATTCACTGAAGCTCGTTGGTTCTTACCAAGTTTCAGGAATGGGTGA
- the LOC106420886 gene encoding putative F-box protein At5g66830, which yields MASHVVSTMEVTRSGPKRNLHCWSELPLDLMRLVFDRLGFADFERARTVCPSWYSASRQSKPNNQIPWMFLIQKDKNYGLLFNPEEKDKVYKTQDLGNDFGKSYCVATYRSWLLMITYTREVYLYNPYIFDLLTRQRINLPSFESDYGLISPVLWIDEKTKDYLVIGMFDEDNAVSIKKGDTSGKPITQLQFPCIYECYNMVYKDHNIYCLDHYKLTIFYFSGHVPSQVFEISVDGCVNRTVAGAIRHPGTIPCKRYLACYKNSMVVTVDGDVLILNSVRESMSYIWDFKIYKMGSSTGSKWEEIFSLGDEAILLELGITVLAKDIEGIKRNSIYFNGSDSVNPYDEMTYSFSILIQRS from the coding sequence ATGGCCTCTCATGTTGTCTCCACTATGGAAGTCACTCGATCAGGACCAAAAAGAAATCTCCATTGCTGGTCCGAGCTTCCTCTAGACCTCATGCGGTTGGTTTTCGATCGTCTTGGATTTGCGGATTTCGAACGAGCTAGAACCGTTTGTCCCTCTTGGTATTCCGCTTCCAGACAATCTAAGCCAAACAATCAAATCCCTTGGATGTTTCTAATCCAAAAGGACAAGAACTACGGTCTCTTATTCAATCCTGAAGAAAAAGACAAGGTTTACAAAACTCAAGATCTTGGCAACGACTTTGGAAAGAGTTATTGTGTGGCGACTTATAGAAGCTGGCTTTTGATGATAACTTATACGCGAGAGGTTTATCTATATAATCCCTATATCTTTGATCTCTTAACACGCCAGAGGATCAATCTACCGAGTTTTGAATCAGATTATGGGCTCATCTCTCCGGTGTTATGGATAGACGAGAAAACAAAAGATTACCTTGTTATAGGGATGTTTGATGAAGACAATGCGGTTTCTATCAAGAAAGGAGACACCTCGGGGAAACCAATCACCCAATTGCAATTTCCATGTATCTACGAGTGTTATAACATGGTATACAAGGATCACAATATTTATTGTCTCGATCATTATAAACTcacgattttttatttttccggACATGTTCCCTCGCAAGTTTTCGAAATAAGCGTCGATGGATGTGTAAACAGAACAGTAGCTGGAGCCATTAGACATCCTGGGACCATCCCGTGCAAACGCTATTTGGCTTGTTATAAGAATTCTATGGTAGTCACTGTAGATGGAGATGTTTTAATTCTTAATAGCGTACGTGAGAGTATGTCGTACATATGGGACTTTAAAATCTACAAGATGGGTTCATCGACGGGGAGCAAGTGGGAAGAGATTTTTTCTTTGGGAGACGAGGCCATTCTTTTGGAGTTGGGTATCACAGTGCTTGCCAAGGACATTGAAGGAATCAAGAGAAACTCGATCTACTTTAATGGTTCTGATTCAGTAAATCCATATGATGAAATGACATATTCATTTTCAATCTTGATACAAAGAAGTTGA